A genomic stretch from Camelus ferus isolate YT-003-E chromosome 17, BCGSAC_Cfer_1.0, whole genome shotgun sequence includes:
- the RPL32 gene encoding 60S ribosomal protein L32, translating to MAALRPLVKPKIVKKRTKKFIRHQSDRYVKIKRNWRKPRGIDNRVRRRFKGQILMPSIGYGSNKKTKHMLPSGFRKFLVHNVKELEVLLMCNKSYCAEIAHNVSSKNRKAIVERAAQLAIRVTNPSARLRSEENE from the exons ATGGCCGCCCTCAGACCCCTCGTGAAGCCCAAGATCGTCAAAAAGAGGACCAAGAAGTTCATCCGGCACCAGTCAGACCGATATGTCAAAATTAAG CGGAACTGGCGGAAACCCAGAGGCATTGACAACAGAGTGCGCAGGAGGTTCAAGGGCCAGATCCTGATGCCCAGCATCGGCTACGggagcaacaagaaaacaaagcacatgCTGCCCAGCGGCTTCCGCAAGTTCCTGGTCCACAACGTCAAGGAGCTCGAAGTGCTGCTGATGTGCAACAA ATCTTACTGTGCTGAGATTGCTCACAACGTCTCCTCCAAGAACCGCAAAGCCATCGTGGAGAGAGCAGCCCAGCTGGCCATCAGAGTCACCAACCCCAGCGCCCGGCTGCGCAGCGAAGAGAACGAGTAG